Genomic window (Arthrobacter sp. StoSoilA2):
ATCAGGATCAAGGCGTCTTCGAGGACGGCTTCCTGGCGTTCTGCGTCAGTGACGAAGTACGGGGAGAGGTAGCCCTTGTCGAACTGCATGCCTTCGGTGAGGACGAGTTCGGTCTGGGTGGTGGAGGACTCTTCGATGGTGATGACGCCATCCTTGCCCACCTTGCCGAAAGCCTCGGCCAACAGTTCGCCAATTTCGTCGCTCTGGGCGGAGATAGCGGCAACGTTGGCAACCTGGGTGCCTTGCACTTCGCTGGCGTTCTCCAGGAGGCGGGCTGCGATGGCTTCGATGGAAACCTCGATGCCACGCTTGATCTCGCCAGGAGCGGCACCAGCAGCAACGTTGCGCAGGCCTTCCTTGACCAGTGCCTGCGCCAGCACCGTAGCGGTGGTGGTGCCGTCGCCAGCGACGTCGTTGGTCTTGGTGGCTACTTCCTTGGCCAGCTGCGCACCAAGGTTCTCGTAGGGGTCATCAAGCTCAACTTCGCGGGCGATCGTCACGCCATCGTTGGTGATCGTGGGAGCGCCCCACTTCTTGTCCAGCACGACGTTGCGGCCGCGCGGGCCAAGCGTCACCTTGACAGTGTTGGCGAGCTTGTCGATACCGGCCTCAAGAGACCGGCGGGCAGCATCGTTAAAAGCAAGCTGCTTTGCCATGGTTGTGTCCTTTCAAGACAGAAAACCCGCACCGCAGAAGGTCGGAATGATTCCAACGCGGCTGCGGTGCGGGGCTCCAGGAAGTTACTTTACGACGATCGCAAGGACGTCGCGGGCGGACAGAACGAGGTACTCGTTGCCGCCGGTCTTGACTTCGGTTCCACCGTACTTGGAGTAGATAACGACGTCGCCAACAGCTACGTCAACCGGCACGCGGTTGCCGTTGTCATCGAAGCGGCCGGGGCCGATTGCAACAACTTCGCCTTCCTGCGGCTTCTCCTGTGCGGAGTCCGGAATTACCAGGCCGGAAGCCGTGGTCTGCTCTGCTTCGAGCGGGCGAACAACAATACGATCCTCAAGAGGCTTAATCGAGACCGACACTCGGACTCTCCTTTTCATGAGCTGATTCATGGACTAAGAACTAGGGTGCCGTGGCGTGCAACCGTCGTCGCGGTGCCGGTGGACGCCTGGCGTGATTAGCACCCTCCGGGGGAGAGTGCTAACAAGACTCTATGTAAGCGTTAGCACTCGGTCAAGGTGAGTGCCAGAATTTCGTCGTTGGTGAACTCCCGTTACCGCCCGGTGAGGTCATCCAGATCGTAGTCTTCGCCGTCGTCATCCTCATCCACAGGTGCCGATCCGCGATTCAAATACAGCACGACGGCGGCTGCCAGGGCGACGACGCCGGAAATCACCAGGGCGATAATCCCGCCAATGCGGGCCCCGCTGTAGAGGTCCCGGATATCGCGGGCTTCATCAGTAGCGTCGTTCACGCTCTTGCCTGTGACGGAGTAGGCAGCTGCGTTGAATGAGTCCAGGACGAAGATGACGATCAGCAGGGCAACGCAGATTACCGCGATCACGGCCCCCGCGATCAAGGCAGGACGGGCAAACGCCACAAGGGACCGGCCGGCGGAATGCTCTGAAGCTCCCGGGGCAGCGGGGCGGTTCCCGCCCGGGTTGTTCGTGTCGGAGGGCTGCGGAGCTGCGTTGTCTTCCATGAAAACAACCCTATCGGGCTGATTCCCAACTCACGGCGTCAAGGCGCGCCCCGTTAGGCTTGATCCCATGTCTCATGCACCGCAGGAACAGATCGCACCCTTGCTGACCACTGAAGGATGGGAACTCCTTGCCTCGCTGGGGCCGTACCGCGAAGCCGATGCGTTCAGCATGAACGCCGATCTTCGAAAGTCAGGCCACTCCCCTGAGCTGGTGGCCGCGGTACTCACGCAGTCCCGGCTCCGAACCCGCGCCGAGGCCAAGTTCGGCGAGTTCGCCCGCCAGATGCTGTTCACCCAGGCCGGACTCGAGCAGGCGACGCGCCTCAACGTCGCGGCCCGGCACGCCGAGCGTTTTGCCAAGGCCGGCATTTCCCACGTAGCAGACCTTGGCTGCGGCCTTGGAGCCGACTCCATGGCCTTGGCCTCGATGGACATTGCCGTGACTGCAGTGGAGATGGATGAAACCACCGCGGCTTGCGCCACGATCAACCTCATGCCCTTCCCGCACGCCACAGTGGTGCATTCGGATGCCACGTCAGTGGAACTGGGCGGGATCGACGGCGTGTG
Coding sequences:
- the groES gene encoding co-chaperone GroES produces the protein MSVSIKPLEDRIVVRPLEAEQTTASGLVIPDSAQEKPQEGEVVAIGPGRFDDNGNRVPVDVAVGDVVIYSKYGGTEVKTGGNEYLVLSARDVLAIVVK